From Alligator mississippiensis isolate rAllMis1 chromosome 9, rAllMis1, whole genome shotgun sequence, one genomic window encodes:
- the RAE1 gene encoding mRNA export factor RAE1 isoform X1: MSLFGSTSGFGTGGTSMFGSTAADNHNPMKDIEVTSPPDDSISCLAFSPPTLPGNFLIAGSWANDVRCWEVQDSGQTIPKAQQMHTGPVLDVCWSDDGSKVFTASCDKTAKMWDLNSNQAIQIAQHDAPVKTIHWIKAPNYNCIMTGSWDKTLKFWDTRSPTPMMTLQLPERCYCADVVSEQTQVYPMAAVATAERGLIVYQLENQPSEFRRIESPLKHQHRCVAIFKDKVNKPTGFALGSIEGRVAIHYINPPNPAKDNFTFKCHRSNGTNTSAPQDIYAVNGIAFHPAHGTLATVGSDGRFSFWDKDARTKLKTSEQLDQAISACCFNHNGNIFAYASSYDWSKGHEFYNPQKKNYIFLRNAAEELKPRNKK; this comes from the exons ATGAGCCTCTTCGGATCCACCTCGGGCTTCGGCACCGGCGGCACCAGCATGTTCGGCAGCACCGCCGCGGACAACCACAACCCCATGAAG GATATTGAAGTTACGTCTCCACCTGATGACAGCATTTCTTGTTTAGCTTTCAGTCCCCCAACATTGCCGGGTAACTTCCTTATTGCAGGATCCTGGGCAAACGAT GTTCGGTGTTGGGAAGTTCAAGATAGTGGACAAACAATTCCGAAGGCTCAGCAGATGCACACAGGGCCTGTGCTAGACGTGTGTTGGAGTGAT GACGGGAGTAAAGTTTTTACTGCTTCCTGTGACAAAACTGCCAAAATGTGGGATCTCAACAGTAATCAAGCCATCCAGATTGCACAA CATGATGCCCCTGTTAAAACAATCCATTGGATTAAAGCACCAAACTACAACTGCATAATGACAGGAAGTTGGGATAAAACTTTAAAG TTCTGGGATACACGATCACCAACACCTATGATGACCTTACAACTGCCTGAAAGATGTTACTGTGCTGATGTGGTAAGCGAGCAAACTCAG GTATACCCCATGGCAGCAGTAGCCACTGCAGAAAGGGGCTTGATAGTTTATCAGCTAGAGAATCAGCCTTCTGAGTTTAGAAGAATAGAATCTCCACTTAAACACCAG CATCGCTGTGTTGCTATTTTTAAAGACAAAGTCAACAAACCTACTGGATTTGCCCTTGGAAGTATTGAAGGAAGAGTAGCTATTCACTATATCAACCCCCCCAATCC AGCCAAAGATAACTTCACTTTTAAATGTCATCGCTCCAATGGAACAAACACATCAGCACCTCAGGATATTTATGCT GTAAATGGGATAGCGTTTCATCCTGCCCATGGCACCCTTGCAACTGTAGGATCTGACGGTAGATTCAGCTTTTGGGATAAAGATGCACGAACAAAGCTAAAAACATCAGAACAACTAGATCAGGCAATATCTGCCTGTTGTTTCAACCACAATGGAAATATCTTTGCCTATGCTTCCAGTTATGACTGGTCAAAG GGCCATGAATTTTATAATCCACAAAAGAAGAACTATATTTTTCTGCGTAATGCAGCAGAAGAGTTAAAGCCTAGGAATAAGAAGTAG
- the RAE1 gene encoding mRNA export factor RAE1 isoform X2 — MSLFGSTSGFGTGGTSMFGSTAADNHNPMKDIEVTSPPDDSISCLAFSPPTLPGNFLIAGSWANDVRCWEVQDSGQTIPKAQQMHTGPVLDVCWSDDGSKVFTASCDKTAKMWDLNSNQAIQIAQHDAPVKTIHWIKAPNYNCIMTGSWDKTLKFWDTRSPTPMMTLQLPERCYCADVVYPMAAVATAERGLIVYQLENQPSEFRRIESPLKHQHRCVAIFKDKVNKPTGFALGSIEGRVAIHYINPPNPAKDNFTFKCHRSNGTNTSAPQDIYAVNGIAFHPAHGTLATVGSDGRFSFWDKDARTKLKTSEQLDQAISACCFNHNGNIFAYASSYDWSKGHEFYNPQKKNYIFLRNAAEELKPRNKK; from the exons ATGAGCCTCTTCGGATCCACCTCGGGCTTCGGCACCGGCGGCACCAGCATGTTCGGCAGCACCGCCGCGGACAACCACAACCCCATGAAG GATATTGAAGTTACGTCTCCACCTGATGACAGCATTTCTTGTTTAGCTTTCAGTCCCCCAACATTGCCGGGTAACTTCCTTATTGCAGGATCCTGGGCAAACGAT GTTCGGTGTTGGGAAGTTCAAGATAGTGGACAAACAATTCCGAAGGCTCAGCAGATGCACACAGGGCCTGTGCTAGACGTGTGTTGGAGTGAT GACGGGAGTAAAGTTTTTACTGCTTCCTGTGACAAAACTGCCAAAATGTGGGATCTCAACAGTAATCAAGCCATCCAGATTGCACAA CATGATGCCCCTGTTAAAACAATCCATTGGATTAAAGCACCAAACTACAACTGCATAATGACAGGAAGTTGGGATAAAACTTTAAAG TTCTGGGATACACGATCACCAACACCTATGATGACCTTACAACTGCCTGAAAGATGTTACTGTGCTGATGTG GTATACCCCATGGCAGCAGTAGCCACTGCAGAAAGGGGCTTGATAGTTTATCAGCTAGAGAATCAGCCTTCTGAGTTTAGAAGAATAGAATCTCCACTTAAACACCAG CATCGCTGTGTTGCTATTTTTAAAGACAAAGTCAACAAACCTACTGGATTTGCCCTTGGAAGTATTGAAGGAAGAGTAGCTATTCACTATATCAACCCCCCCAATCC AGCCAAAGATAACTTCACTTTTAAATGTCATCGCTCCAATGGAACAAACACATCAGCACCTCAGGATATTTATGCT GTAAATGGGATAGCGTTTCATCCTGCCCATGGCACCCTTGCAACTGTAGGATCTGACGGTAGATTCAGCTTTTGGGATAAAGATGCACGAACAAAGCTAAAAACATCAGAACAACTAGATCAGGCAATATCTGCCTGTTGTTTCAACCACAATGGAAATATCTTTGCCTATGCTTCCAGTTATGACTGGTCAAAG GGCCATGAATTTTATAATCCACAAAAGAAGAACTATATTTTTCTGCGTAATGCAGCAGAAGAGTTAAAGCCTAGGAATAAGAAGTAG
- the SPO11 gene encoding meiotic recombination protein SPO11 isoform X2, giving the protein MNECTEVLEAIENVMQDIVTSLARNEAPVLILENRSDWGNIQFTESIGLQMISHCTTRKIRSDCPKSAPKFALILKILSMIYKMVQNNTYATKRDIYYTDPQLFGNQSIVDNIVNDISCMLKIPRRSLHIMSTTKGCIAGNLSYTEEDGTKVNCTCSATAVTVPSNVQGIRNLISDAKFILIVEKDATFQRLLDDDFCNKLSPCIMITGKGVPDLNTRLLVRKLWDTFQTPIFTLMDADPHGIEIMCIYKYGSLSMSFEAHHLTIPAIRWLGLLPSDIERLNIRKDALIPLTKRDQNKLDSMQKRPYVACQPQWKKEMEIMAASKMKAEIQALTSLSSDYLSRVYLPNKLRFGGWI; this is encoded by the exons tacTGAAGTTCTTGAAGCAATAGAAAATGTTATGCAGGATATAGTTACAAGTTTGGCCAGAAATGAAGCACCTGTTCTCATCCTGGAAAACAGATCAGATTGGGGAAATATACA GTTTACAGAGTCCATAGGGCTACAAATGATATCTCATTGTACTACAAGAAAAATAAGAAGTGACTGCCCTAAATCAGCGCCAAAATTTG ctcTAATTCTTAAAATATTATCCATGATCTATAAGATGGTACAGAACAATACTTACGCAACTAAAAG AGATATATATTACACTGATCCCCAACTATTTGGTAACCAGAGTATTGTGGATAATATCGTCAATGACATTTCCTGCATGCTAAAGATACCGAGAAGAAGTCTACATATA ATGTCTACAACTAAAGGTTGCATTGCTGGTAACTTAAGTTATACTGAGGAAGATGGAACAAAAGTGAATTGTACCTGCAGTGCAACA gCAGTCACTGTGCCGTCTAATGTTCAAGGAATTAGAA ATTTGATCTCAGATGCAAAATTTATACTAATTGTAGAAAAAGATGCCACTTTTCAGAGGCTCCTGGATGATGACTTCTGCAATAAACTGTCCCCGTGCATAATGATTACG GGAAAAGGAGTCCCAGATCTGAACACAAGGCTTCTGGTCAGAAAGCTGTGGGATACATTTCAAACTCCCATTTTCACTCTTATGGATGCAGATCCACATG GTATAGAAATAATGTGCATCTACAAGTATGGATCTTTG TCAATGTCTTTTGAAGCCCACCATCTCACAATTCCAGCTATAAGGTGGCTTGGTCTCCTTCCATCTGATATTGAAAG ATTAAATATACGGAAAGATGCTTTAATTCCACTTACTAAACGAGATCAAAATAAACTAGACAGTATGCAGAAGAGACCATATGTTGCTTGCCAACCACAGTGGAAAAAAGAA ATGGAAATTATGGCAGCATCTAAAATGAAGGCTGAAATTCAAGCTTTGACTTCTCTTTCATCAGATTATCTATCTAGAGTTTATTTACCAAATAAATTGAGATTTGGTGGATGGATCTGA
- the SPO11 gene encoding meiotic recombination protein SPO11 isoform X3, translating into MQDIVTSLARNEAPVLILENRSDWGNIQFTESIGLQMISHCTTRKIRSDCPKSAPKFALILKILSMIYKMVQNNTYATKRDIYYTDPQLFGNQSIVDNIVNDISCMLKIPRRSLHIMSTTKGCIAGNLSYTEEDGTKVNCTCSATAVTVPSNVQGIRNLISDAKFILIVEKDATFQRLLDDDFCNKLSPCIMITGKGVPDLNTRLLVRKLWDTFQTPIFTLMDADPHGIEIMCIYKYGSLSMSFEAHHLTIPAIRWLGLLPSDIERLNIRKDALIPLTKRDQNKLDSMQKRPYVACQPQWKKEMEIMAASKMKAEIQALTSLSSDYLSRVYLPNKLRFGGWI; encoded by the exons ATGCAGGATATAGTTACAAGTTTGGCCAGAAATGAAGCACCTGTTCTCATCCTGGAAAACAGATCAGATTGGGGAAATATACA GTTTACAGAGTCCATAGGGCTACAAATGATATCTCATTGTACTACAAGAAAAATAAGAAGTGACTGCCCTAAATCAGCGCCAAAATTTG ctcTAATTCTTAAAATATTATCCATGATCTATAAGATGGTACAGAACAATACTTACGCAACTAAAAG AGATATATATTACACTGATCCCCAACTATTTGGTAACCAGAGTATTGTGGATAATATCGTCAATGACATTTCCTGCATGCTAAAGATACCGAGAAGAAGTCTACATATA ATGTCTACAACTAAAGGTTGCATTGCTGGTAACTTAAGTTATACTGAGGAAGATGGAACAAAAGTGAATTGTACCTGCAGTGCAACA gCAGTCACTGTGCCGTCTAATGTTCAAGGAATTAGAA ATTTGATCTCAGATGCAAAATTTATACTAATTGTAGAAAAAGATGCCACTTTTCAGAGGCTCCTGGATGATGACTTCTGCAATAAACTGTCCCCGTGCATAATGATTACG GGAAAAGGAGTCCCAGATCTGAACACAAGGCTTCTGGTCAGAAAGCTGTGGGATACATTTCAAACTCCCATTTTCACTCTTATGGATGCAGATCCACATG GTATAGAAATAATGTGCATCTACAAGTATGGATCTTTG TCAATGTCTTTTGAAGCCCACCATCTCACAATTCCAGCTATAAGGTGGCTTGGTCTCCTTCCATCTGATATTGAAAG ATTAAATATACGGAAAGATGCTTTAATTCCACTTACTAAACGAGATCAAAATAAACTAGACAGTATGCAGAAGAGACCATATGTTGCTTGCCAACCACAGTGGAAAAAAGAA ATGGAAATTATGGCAGCATCTAAAATGAAGGCTGAAATTCAAGCTTTGACTTCTCTTTCATCAGATTATCTATCTAGAGTTTATTTACCAAATAAATTGAGATTTGGTGGATGGATCTGA
- the SPO11 gene encoding meiotic recombination protein SPO11 isoform X1 produces MSSSLTGKQDWSAFSLLHQHRASLVREHGPSSDSCQITSTEVLEAIENVMQDIVTSLARNEAPVLILENRSDWGNIQFTESIGLQMISHCTTRKIRSDCPKSAPKFALILKILSMIYKMVQNNTYATKRDIYYTDPQLFGNQSIVDNIVNDISCMLKIPRRSLHIMSTTKGCIAGNLSYTEEDGTKVNCTCSATAVTVPSNVQGIRNLISDAKFILIVEKDATFQRLLDDDFCNKLSPCIMITGKGVPDLNTRLLVRKLWDTFQTPIFTLMDADPHGIEIMCIYKYGSLSMSFEAHHLTIPAIRWLGLLPSDIERLNIRKDALIPLTKRDQNKLDSMQKRPYVACQPQWKKEMEIMAASKMKAEIQALTSLSSDYLSRVYLPNKLRFGGWI; encoded by the exons ATGTCTTCCTCCCTCACCGGGAAGCAGGACTGGTCTGCGTTTAGCCTGTTGCaccagcacagggcttccctgGTGAGGGAACACGGCCCCTCTAGTGACAGCTGCCAAATCACCAG tacTGAAGTTCTTGAAGCAATAGAAAATGTTATGCAGGATATAGTTACAAGTTTGGCCAGAAATGAAGCACCTGTTCTCATCCTGGAAAACAGATCAGATTGGGGAAATATACA GTTTACAGAGTCCATAGGGCTACAAATGATATCTCATTGTACTACAAGAAAAATAAGAAGTGACTGCCCTAAATCAGCGCCAAAATTTG ctcTAATTCTTAAAATATTATCCATGATCTATAAGATGGTACAGAACAATACTTACGCAACTAAAAG AGATATATATTACACTGATCCCCAACTATTTGGTAACCAGAGTATTGTGGATAATATCGTCAATGACATTTCCTGCATGCTAAAGATACCGAGAAGAAGTCTACATATA ATGTCTACAACTAAAGGTTGCATTGCTGGTAACTTAAGTTATACTGAGGAAGATGGAACAAAAGTGAATTGTACCTGCAGTGCAACA gCAGTCACTGTGCCGTCTAATGTTCAAGGAATTAGAA ATTTGATCTCAGATGCAAAATTTATACTAATTGTAGAAAAAGATGCCACTTTTCAGAGGCTCCTGGATGATGACTTCTGCAATAAACTGTCCCCGTGCATAATGATTACG GGAAAAGGAGTCCCAGATCTGAACACAAGGCTTCTGGTCAGAAAGCTGTGGGATACATTTCAAACTCCCATTTTCACTCTTATGGATGCAGATCCACATG GTATAGAAATAATGTGCATCTACAAGTATGGATCTTTG TCAATGTCTTTTGAAGCCCACCATCTCACAATTCCAGCTATAAGGTGGCTTGGTCTCCTTCCATCTGATATTGAAAG ATTAAATATACGGAAAGATGCTTTAATTCCACTTACTAAACGAGATCAAAATAAACTAGACAGTATGCAGAAGAGACCATATGTTGCTTGCCAACCACAGTGGAAAAAAGAA ATGGAAATTATGGCAGCATCTAAAATGAAGGCTGAAATTCAAGCTTTGACTTCTCTTTCATCAGATTATCTATCTAGAGTTTATTTACCAAATAAATTGAGATTTGGTGGATGGATCTGA
- the SPO11 gene encoding meiotic recombination protein SPO11 isoform X4, translating into MSSSLTGKQDWSAFSLLHQHRASLVREHGPSSDSCQITSTEVLEAIENVMQDIVTSLARNEAPVLILENRSDWGNIQFTESIGLQMISHCTTRKIRSDCPKSAPKFALILKILSMIYKMVQNNTYATKRDIYYTDPQLFGNQSIVDNIVNDISCMLKIPRRSLHIMSTTKGCIAGNLSYTEEDGTKVNCTCSATAVTVPSNVQGIRNLISDAKFILIVEKDATFQRLLDDDFCNKLSPCIMITGKGVPDLNTRLLVRKLWDTFQTPIFTLMDADPHGIEIMCIYKYGSLIKYTERCFNSTY; encoded by the exons ATGTCTTCCTCCCTCACCGGGAAGCAGGACTGGTCTGCGTTTAGCCTGTTGCaccagcacagggcttccctgGTGAGGGAACACGGCCCCTCTAGTGACAGCTGCCAAATCACCAG tacTGAAGTTCTTGAAGCAATAGAAAATGTTATGCAGGATATAGTTACAAGTTTGGCCAGAAATGAAGCACCTGTTCTCATCCTGGAAAACAGATCAGATTGGGGAAATATACA GTTTACAGAGTCCATAGGGCTACAAATGATATCTCATTGTACTACAAGAAAAATAAGAAGTGACTGCCCTAAATCAGCGCCAAAATTTG ctcTAATTCTTAAAATATTATCCATGATCTATAAGATGGTACAGAACAATACTTACGCAACTAAAAG AGATATATATTACACTGATCCCCAACTATTTGGTAACCAGAGTATTGTGGATAATATCGTCAATGACATTTCCTGCATGCTAAAGATACCGAGAAGAAGTCTACATATA ATGTCTACAACTAAAGGTTGCATTGCTGGTAACTTAAGTTATACTGAGGAAGATGGAACAAAAGTGAATTGTACCTGCAGTGCAACA gCAGTCACTGTGCCGTCTAATGTTCAAGGAATTAGAA ATTTGATCTCAGATGCAAAATTTATACTAATTGTAGAAAAAGATGCCACTTTTCAGAGGCTCCTGGATGATGACTTCTGCAATAAACTGTCCCCGTGCATAATGATTACG GGAAAAGGAGTCCCAGATCTGAACACAAGGCTTCTGGTCAGAAAGCTGTGGGATACATTTCAAACTCCCATTTTCACTCTTATGGATGCAGATCCACATG GTATAGAAATAATGTGCATCTACAAGTATGGATCTTTG ATTAAATATACGGAAAGATGCTTTAATTCCACTTACTAA